The following nucleotide sequence is from Mesobacillus jeotgali.
TAATTCTATTCTGCAGTTCAGGCATAATCCTGTCATTTTCTATGATCATGATATGGTTGCCCAGACCGATAGCCGCTGCAGTATAGATTATCAGATTTTCAATATATTTCTCTTCATTTTCAAAAGCATAAAAAATATGTGCTCCATTTCCATTTACTTTTACAGTCGAGATCAGGTCCTCGAAATTTTTGTGCATTGTATCAGTCTCCTCCTGAATTCAAGGGAAACAAACAATGAATTCGTATATTCAAAATATACCCTTTATATTAACATATTTCTTGCCATTAAATTAAACTTGTTTATGATTCAATCTAGTCCAGTTATACAAACGGATTTAAAATCCAATTTTTTTACAAAGACTATGGTTCGGGTTCAGATTTCAAGTTGTGAATGCATGTTCACGAAAAGTGCCTACAAAAAACTCACCGAGCGTTTAATGTACGGTGAGTGAACTTAGTTAGTCCATAACAAAAGTCTTGAGTTTACTGGCTTTAGTGTTCAAATCACTTAAAGCTTCTCTGTATTCAATTTCTAACTGGCTAATAATTTCCGCTGCTGACTGGATTTTCTCAATAGCGCCAACTCCCTGCCCTGCTGACCAAATGTCTTTCCAGGCTTTAGCGTTTGTCTCTCTTTGCATCGTATCAAAATTAACAGTATCCTTTTTCTTGAGAGTTTCTGGATCAAGTCCTGCCCTAACAATACTTGGCTTCAGCATATTCGCTTTGACTCCTGAGAAAGCATCGGTGAGAATAAGGTCCTCTTGTGTTGCATCGACCACCATCTGCCTATATTCATCATTCGCCATACTCTCTTGTGCCACAATGAATCTTGTCCCCATATAAGCTAGGTCTGCTCCTGCTGCCTGGGCAGCAAGTACTGCTCTTCCAGTGGTGATTGAGCCTGCAAGAACAATAATCCCATCCCAGAAAGTTCGTACAGAATCCACAAATGCGAAGCTATTCAGTTCCCCAGCATGGCCACCTGCACCATTCGCGACCAAAATCAGCCCGTCAACTCCTGTCTCCGCAGCTTTTTTTGCGAACTTCACATCACTGACATCAGAGAAAACAAGGCCTCCATATTCATGGACAATGTCTACCACTTTCTTAGGACTGCCAAGTGACGTGATGACCAATTGAGGTTTATGCTTTTTAATCAAATCAAGCTCTTCTTCAAGCCTGCTGTATGTACTATGTACCACCATATTCATAGCCCAGGGTGCCACTTTCCGTTCTGGCTCTTGTTTTTTTGCTTCTGCTAAATCGGCATTTAATCTACCCATCCATTCGTCAAGAACTTCAATTGGTCTGGCATTCGGAGCTGGAAATGACCCAATTACTCCATTTCTGCAGCAGGAACTTACCAAATCAGGACCTGAAACAAGAAACATCGGGGCAGCTATTGCAGGAACAGAGAGTTGGTCCCACCAGTTTTCCGGAATAACTTTACTCATCGTATCATCCCTTCTACATTTCTAAATTTTCTGAATATCTATATCATAGTTTAACTTTCAGCTTTTTTCAATCTTGATGAAGATTTATTATTTTACAAAAAGACTTTTTTCTCGAAGGGATTGTTTCTTTTCGTACACGTACAAACTATTTGAGGAAGCAGTAAAGTTAATGAGAAGAGCTTAAAAAAGAATCCTGCATCAATGCGAAGGATCCTTGCGATATTTCTGCTGGATTTTTTTTAGGCTATTCAGAGTACGGACAAATATCGTATTATTCCTTTCTTTCGGGTTCTTTAAATACCTGCGCCAAATAAATTGGCTTCCTTCTTCTATCAGCAGCAAAACAACGATTGGCAGCAGTAAGAGCCAAAGCCAGTTCCACATATTTCAGGCTCCTTTCAAATGGATACAATATCCTATTCAATTCTTTACCTTAAAATGTGCAAATCCTAAACATTAACTGGTTTTAGTTTGAGTCATGGTATTACCTTCAAATGCATCATTCCTTCCACTGCTTCTATTCTTATAATATATTCAGCAGAAGGATTTGCTTGTCTGCTTTGTGCACCCCTTTTTATTTTTTTTCTCTTTTTTCTAGCCTTTCAGAAATATCTTCACGGTGAATGTATATTATGATCATCACAAGAACACTTGTAATAAGAATGACGAGAGGCTGAATTCCAAGAAAATAAAAACAAAGAGGTATTAAAACAAAGGAGCCGAGTCCTGCAAATGTAAAACTTTTTAAAAAGGGATAAAGCAAAAGAAAACCCGAAATAATGACCAAGGCTGTTAACGGTTCGAACGCGAGCATGCCTCCTATAAATGTTGAGATCCCCATTCCACCTTTAAATTTTAAAGTAATTGGCTTAACATGGCCCAGTATCGCGAATCCCAGTCCAGTTAGGATGAATTCAGGCGGCAGTTTTAAATATTCACCAAGAAGGATTACAATTGCCCCTTTTAGCGCATCACCAAGAAAAGTCAAAACAAATGATACCTTTCCATGTACCCGGCCTGCGTTCCTAGCCCCAACGTTGCCGCTGCCCTCAACTCTTATATCCTTTCTCCCAAGGAACCTAACAACGAAATAGCCGGCCATCAAGCTGCCAACAAGATATGAAAATAAAAAATAATTAAAAATAATCATGGCAACACAACCTGTCCAAATAATATTAGTAAAGTTTATTCGGTTAAAAGCCTTTAAATTCCTTCAACTAAAAATCCAAAAAAACCCGGCCTTAGTTGACCGGGAATGATTTCTATCCTTGTTTTCCTATTTAGTTGCCTGGTCAAACAGAGGGCGGCCCACTTCCCTATCATTTTTCATATAGAAATAGAATAGTATAAATACGGCGCCTGATACCAAACGTAAAGCTGCTGCTAGATTCATGGCCGTATCAATTGAACTTAATTGGAGCAGGTAAACCCCAACCTGCGGTGCGATAAAACCAATTATCGCTAACAAGATATTGTATTGTGCGATAAAACTGCCCCGATTCTCCTCCTTCGTCACTTCTAGCAGCTGATTAAATAACAAAAGCACTGTTCCCGAAACAAACAGACCAGAAGTAAAATTGACAAAGGTCAGGTAATACATATTTGTTGAGAGTATCGTAAGGAATGGTGCCGATGCCATTCCTATGGCTGTAAACGCCAGCATTTTAGCATTGCTGTGCTTGTCAGCCATCCTTCCCCACCACTTAAAGCTGATAATCTGGCCAACTTGATTCGCCACAGTTATGATGCTAATCCAGAACCCAGTCATATGAGCGACTTTGATGTTGTAAATATTAAACAAAGGCCAGGCCAGCTGCCAGGCAAAATTAAAGAACAAACCGCAGATCAGAAAATAAATGAATGGTTTATGTGTATATGCATCCCAGCCAAAATTAAAACGTTTCTTGTCTCTAACGATTTCTTTCTTCTGTTCTATATGTCTATTTAAATATACAACTTCAATAATCCCAAAGAGAAATGCGATAATAAAGAGAATTTGATATGGCAGCGGATCCGACTTATCAAACCATTGCAGCCCTACTCCAATCAACAATGTCGTAAACATGCCAGCAATGGTCAGTATCCTGTTCCTCTCACTAAAAAAACTGCTTCTGCGGCTGTCTGAAATAAGGTCTCCGATAAATGACTGCCAGCTGAGCATTGCGAAGGAACCGGGGAGATTCATAAGGCCGATCAGTAATACAAATGTCCAGGCCCTGTATTCTTCCGGCAGGTAAATGACCAAAAACATTCCTGGCAAAAATAAACGAGTAAACATAATCGAGGTACCAGTAAATCTCTTTTTTTCTTTCAGCCTGCCCATGATCACGGTACCAAGAATCATAGCGAACATGCCAACTATTTGAGGCAGAGAACTGATTAAGCCAACTTGATAATTCGTAGCACCAAGGACACTAATTGCAAATAATGCAAAGTAGTTATTGCTCATACTTGTGACAATTGTTGAAGCGACACCATTTATAATGCTATTCTTTTCATTCCTCTTCGTTATTTGTGAAGGACTTTCCATACATTCCTCTTCTTTCGAATCATTCAAATTATTTTGGATATCGAAATATCCACCTAATTTTACTCCTTCTGGTTTTTCCTGACAATAAGTTTTTTATTTACAAAATAAACAAAGAATCTTCTGTAAATTCATGTTTGCTTTCTAGTCATCTTTTGATTTGTTCACTCTGATTTTTACCCAAAAAAAAAGGAGCACATGGCTCCTTCGCACTCCATTACACATTCTTTAGAACTAAGTTCAATCTATTGTTCCGTTCGCTTCTTTCTTCCTCTGTCGCAAGGTCATACTTCTTAAGCAAATGAAATACCTCATTCAAGATGTCCTGGGTATGTTCTTCCTGAAAAAATTGGTCGAACAATGGCTGCATGTCCTTTGGCAGGAACTCCTTCTGCGATTGGTATTTCTCCTGGACATCCGTTTTGCTGTGGTCAATTTTGCATTCTCCCATAAATGATCCCTCCTAGTTTAGATACCATTAGAATACCAGACTCTCTCCGTTTTACCCAAAACTTTATTTCTGATTCTCTTCTATCTTATGGATAGTTTTATGGCCAAGAATTCAAGGTCTTTTGCTACCCGAAATGTATAGTAAGATAGAGCATTGAAATCAAGCCGATGATAAATGAATACGTTGGAAATTTCACATGGTGATCTTCCTGGCTTTCTGGTATCAGTTCTTTGTATATAACGAAGAGCATAGCCCCCGCGGCAAAACTCAAACCATAGGGTACGAGGCCATCCACTTCAGAAGCGAGGAAATATCCAATAGCTGCTGTCACTATTTCTACAGCCCCTGTAAAAGTTGCAATCATAAGTGCCTTTAATCTGGACATTTTCTGATGAAGTAAATAAAGCCCAACGAGAAATCCTTCGGGGGCGTTTTGCAGTCCGATTGCAAAGGCAATAATTCCACCAAGATTTTCTTCGCCCACTCCATAACTTACCCCTACTGACAACCCTTCAGGCAAATTATGGAGAGTAATTGCTGTAATGATGACTAATGTTTTTCGATCAACGCCCGATAAAAATTTAAAGTCACTTGTGTCCAGATCTTCCGTCTTTGAATGAATGAAATTTAATACAAATGTCCCTAATAACATACCGAAGGATAATACCCAGATATTTGATGCTTTCAAAGATTCTGGTATTAAACTGAAGGTTGTGGCCGCCATCATAATCCCTGAAGCGTAACCAAGAAGTAATGACTTTAACCTTGATGAGACATTATTTAGAAATAAGACAGGAATTGCTCCGAAACCTGTTGCCATTGCAGAGATGACAATTCCTAAAAATGCTTCTGCCATAACTTTTTCCAATGCCTCCTAATTTACAAAAGTAAAATACTTTTCCCCTTAAATCAGGAAGTTACACTTGGAAAAAATTAATCAATGTGATCATGGTGCAACCAGTTCAACCTTCATACGATCAGGACCTTCAAAAAACACTGCATAGTGATCTGCTCCCCCTGCAAAAGGGTGTCTGTCTTGATAGAGAATGTAAAGATTTCTTTCCTTAAGTTTTGCCGTCATTTGATCCACATGTTCCCGTGATTCTGCATAAAAAGCTAGGTGATTCAAACCGGCGCGGGATCGATGATATCCAGCATCAATGAACTTTTCTTCAGTTTGCACAAAAACTATATAGGTCGTTTTAAACTTCCAGCTTATGCCCCTATCCCATTTCTGATAGACTTCATAGTTCAACTCGCTTAAAAACCAGCCCCAAAATTCAATGGCTTTTTTTAAATCGGTTACATTGATTTCAACATGGTGCAGCACCTCTAACATCCTCCTGGCAAAAAACTTGTTTTGTATTTTGGACCCTGCAATTGGAAAGACTAAGACAAAATAAAAAAGGAAGTCATGTTATGTATTTTGCTATTGCCGTGGCGGTTATTCTGATACTCGCTTATTTTTTGGTTGATTGGAAACGATGGAAGAATTTCTACCCAACGATTCAATTTTATATCATATGTAATTTAATGTATAACTTCATATTCTTCAATCATACGTTATGGGCATATAATCCAAAATCACCATGGCTGAATCATACATTCATTGATCTGACTTTTAGTTTGATCATCATTCCCAGCATGTTAATGGTCTATCTTAACTATATCCCAAAAATGTTTAAAAATTATCTATCCTATCTAGCCGCATGGGTAACTGCATTTACTGTTGTTGAATACTTTTTCCAAAGGACTGGAATGTTTATTTATGATAATGGATGGGGAATCATTCATTCGGCTATCTTCAATGTCATTATGTTTTCTGTCCTCGGCATCCACTATAAACGGCCATTATACGGCATCTTGCTTTCTATTCCGATTATAGCAATACTGCTCTATTTCCATCATCCGTCATTCGGTGACTTGAAGTAGTCTCCAGCCTAGGCCAATTAATATGTTTCAGGCTTCTGCTTTGATTCCTGGACAGCATTGCTAATATAATAGAAAGAGGTTATTAACAACATGCAAAATTGCTTGCTTTGATTAATAAGCAATTATAATAAAATGGCCTAGATTACAGTTTTCCGGGAGAAGTTATGATACGAACAATTTCTGTTAGTCCTTTAGGGGATATCCAAACTGGTCTAAGCATCGACGCATTACTTTCAGAAACCAATCATTGGTATTGGATCGATTTCAGTGAACCTACTGATGAAGAAATCCAATTATTGAACTCGCCATTGCAGTTTCACCCCTTATCCATTGAAGATTGTATCCATACACTTCAAAGACCTAAGCTCGATTATTATGATGATTATCATTTTTTTGTTTTTCAGGCATTGAACGGGGAGTCTATGCAAAAAGAAGAGGTTGATTTATTCCTTGGCCAAAACTACATTGTTACATACCATAGCGTCCGCACTAGTGAAGTTGAAGATGTGTGGAAGAGACTAGAGCTTGCAAAGACACCTGGTGAATGGAACCCATCGATTGTTCTCTATCATGTTTTGGATAAGATCGTCGATAATTACTTCCCTCATGTCTATCGAATTGAGGACTTATTGAATGATATTGATGAGAATTCAGCCGACCGGTCAATGGAGGCACTTCTTGAAGATCTATTTGATACTAGACATGAACTGCTCTCATTAAGGCATACCATCACTCCAATGAGGGATCTGGTATACAGGATGATTAATTCTCATCGCCTTTCCGGAATACTAGAACAAAAAGAGTATTTTGCGGACATCCATGACCATTTATTAAGGCTAGCTGAAAAAGTGGAGGCAAGCCGTGAACTAACAACAGATATGCGTGACAGCTACTTGTCGATCAATTCCCATGAAACCAATCGGGTAATGAAAGTACTGACTGTGATCACAACAATTTTCATGCCCCTCACCTTCATTGCGGGAATTTACGGGATGAATTTTGAGAATATGCCAGAACTGTCCTGGCGGTTTGGATACTTTGGAGCATTGTTTGCCATGTTTGTCATAGGAATGACCATGTTCTTCTGGTTCAGGAAAAAGGGCTGGTTTAAATAAAGCAAAAACCATTGAAGCCACAGCACAGGCTTCAATGGTTTTTTTCGTTTTGCTTTTCATCGTCCTGCTTCAGGTTTATAAAATCCTCGATCAAGCATTTACTGCTTATCATAATTCCTGATATGAAAAATGCAATTGTAACTGTGAACGGGAAATAATAAAACGCTAACATCGAAGTGGCGATCGTCCATACAAGCCAGAAATATTTCTCATGCTCATCAGCCATTTACTTCTTCCGCCTTCCAGTAAAGCTGACTGATTGCATCTGCTAAAGCTTCTATTGTATTTTTTAATTCTTTCATATTATTGTCGACACCGCCAACTTCAACTACCACAGTGTTTGCATGCAGATCCTGATTGTATATTCCATCTACGCCGATTCCCTTTTTGGGCAAGACTCCCTTGCTGATCCCTGGATAATTCTTATTAAGGATTTTATGAAGCTCGTTTGCAAACTTCAGGTTCTTCTGGAAGTTCTTATTTTCCTCGCCTATTACAAAAACTAATCTGGCGTAAGGCTCATTATTAATCATAGCTGTTGTTGAATCTTTTCTGACAGAGTCTCGATGAAGATCAATAAAATACTCTAATTTCTGGTTGCCAGCCATTGCCTCTTGGACCAAAGAACGTGATACCTCATATGACCTATGAGTCAGCCACCCTTTTTCATCAAGCTCCTGGCCTATATTGGTCTTATCTACCCTTGCTCCAATTCCTCTTTTCTCTAATTCCTTGCCTAACAATTCACCTACAATAGTGATATTTGTCTTTCCATCAACAGCCTCATTTTCATTCTCTGCTCCTTCCAGTCCAAGCAATGGCAGGTAGGATTCCCAGCTGTGAGTATGATAAATAAATACCGATTTTTCTGGTGGGGATGAACCGGTGTATATTTTCCCGCTGTTCAGCTCCTCCAATTCATTCGCTGCCATATTCCTTTCCTGCAGCAGAACCTCCATTGGAGGAGCAGATTCGATTGGGATATCCGTAAAATCAACGCCTTCATCGGCAATTAGGAAGTTTGAATCAAATGCCATAAACCCTGGGATTCCGGTCCTGACCAGACTCCTAAGGTCATTCATTTCAATGTTTGTAAGCAATTTAAATCCAGTAGAGAATATAGGTAAATCAGTATTGGATCCTGTCAATGCATGTCCAATCAATGGATTCTCATAACTTATGATCCTCAAGAAAACTTCTGCACCAATATCTCCGTTTACTTTGAATTTAAAAATGCTGATGTTCGAAGAAGAAATGAAACCGGCTATTAGAAAAAAACTGAATGTGCAAACAATGATAATTAAAGTCGAAACCATTTTTCTATAAAAATTGACCAATATTCCAGCCATTCAATCACCCTTTTGCATGTGATACCAATTTGTAAGTACACTCTCTGTTAATCCATAAATATGTACAAATGAAGATTTTAGACTAAAAAACGCCTGGACAGATGTCCAGACGCTCAGTTAGAAATATTTCTTTTTCCAAAAAATGAATGCGGTTAATCCCGCCAATAAGACGGCCATACTAATTGCCAGGATAAACGCATACGGACTATGTTGAAATGGAAGATTAACGTTCATGCCATAAAAGCTTGCTACCATCGTCGGAAACGATAGAATGATGGTAATCGATGTAAGAAACTTCATCACCATATTTAGATTATTTGAAATAATAGAAGCAAATGCATCCATCATTCCGCTTAAAATGGAGCTGTATGTCTCAGCCATTTCAATGGCCTGGGTATTTTCAATGATGACATCCTCAAGCAAATCCTTGTCTTCTTCGTACATTTTCAAGTAATTGAAGCGCATGATCTTGGCAAGAACGACTTTATTGGATTTAAGTGATGTCGTAAAGTAAACCAAACTTTTCTCTAATGCGAGAAATGCATACAATTCCTTGTTTTTCATCGACTGGTGGAGCTCACGCTCGATCTCATTTGTCTTTTTATTGATTTGTTTCAGATAACGTAAGTAATATATAGAAATTACATAAAGGATTTGCAAGGCAAATCTCGTTTTCTTAAAAGAATAAAATTCCTTGACTCTATTTGACTTGAATTCATTCAATACAGGCGTCTCTTTGAGTGAAACAGTTATGATACAATTCGGCGTTTGAATGATTCCAACTGGGATGGTTTCATAGATTGGGAAACCTGATTCATCATGTGTGATGTACGGATAGTCAACAATTATATAAACAATTCCGTCTTCCTTTTCAATTCTCGGCCGCTCTTCATCATCAAGTGCATCCTTTATAAAATCAACTGCGACTCCTGTTTCATTCGCCACTCTGATGATTTCATCTTCAGAAGGATGTACCATATTAACCCAACAGCCTTTTATAATTTCATCAACACGTATTAAATGTCTTTCTTCACTGCTTTTAAAAATTTCCAGCATTTGATCAACCTCCTCTTCAATTATTGAGGAAGCCAACTACCTTTTTTAAGAGTTGATAGTCTTGCAGCATTCAATTGTATCAAATCTAATAGATGATCGACTTCCCCGCACCTATCGGGATCAGGTTCTTTTGAATAACCCAAAGATACCAACTCCTTTCTGTTTTCACCTCTTACATCTTACTCCCGACGTGGTCAAACTACAATGGAAACTTGGAATGAAAAATAAGTTTTAATAAAATAATTGACATTATACCCAATAGGGTATATAGTAGAAACTACATTAAATACCCGATAGGGTATAATAAGGAGGAAAATTTAATATGGTAAACAAAATGACAAAAACATTCATTGCTTTTGCAATGGTTCTATCTATACTTGCTGTTGGTATTCCACAGCAAAAAGCTGAAGCTGCTACTACAACAGCAGATGTACTGGTAACAGTAGGACAAATGGGTGCTGATTCTTATTCACAAACATTGGATGGAGTTCTTTACACAGTTAACCAAATTGGCTTCATGGCTGACAGGATCCTTTGGACACAAGAACAAATTGGCTTCATGGCTGACAGAATTGTATATGTAACAGAGTTCTCACAGGATAACTCTATTAAAGTCATCTATATGGCAACAGCTTTATGGCCAACTGGAACAAAGGATGGTGGATACACTTATAAGGTATCCCTTATGCCGGTGGCAATGCTTCCAGCCGGCTGGTAAATAGTAACGTAAAAAGGCGAATCCTCGGTTCGCCTTTTTAATTTCCTCTAAAATTCACCTGCTTCCTAAAAACACATCTTTTGGCACACCAACTATTTTCATTAAAAAAACACATCATTTATCGATACATTCTATCTACCTTTCCGTATACCTGACTTTATATATATAATCCTTTGGTTACACCTCTCCCCTTCTTACTGATTCATATTTCCCATTCTGCTTTATTCAGCAGGTAACCACTCTTTTTCTCACAAGAAGAAATCTTCAAAAAATATACTATAATAAGCTTGAAATCTAGTAATTTGGAGGGAAAATGAACATGAATAGAAACTTCAAAAAGAAATTGATTCCGTTTGCTGTCGTTTCATCTCTCGCTATTGGCGGTCTTTCGGGAGCTTTTACAGCTGACGCAAAGGAATCTACTAAACATAATAATGCTAAAATAAAGAACGTCATTTTCTTGATTGGTGATGGTATGGGGGTATCCTATACATCCGCTTACCGTTACTTAAAAGACGACCCAAATACTAAGCTTGCAGAAGGAACAGAATTCGATAAATACCTTGTTGGACAGCAGTCTACTTATGCAGAGGATCCTGAAGAAAACATTACAGATTCAGCTTCATCGGCTACAGCAATGTCAGCAGGTGTTAAAACATATAACGCCGCAATTGGTGTCGATAATGACAAATCCGATGTCAAAACCGTTCTGGAATCGGCCAAGGAACAAGGTAAAGCAACAGGACTCGTTGCTACCTCCGAAATCACCCATGCCACTCCGGCTTCATTCGGTGCGCATGATGAAAGCCGCAGAAATATGAATGCTATTGCAGAAGACTACTACGATGATTTAATCAACGGCGAACACAAGGTCGATGTACTTCTAGGCGGAGGCACTGATCTATTCGATCGCGAAGACCGCAACCTAATTGAAGAATTCCAAAAGGACGGCTACAGTTACGCTTCTACTAAAGAAGAGTTAAAAAGCGATCATAATGATAAAATCCTGGGATTGTTCGCCCCTCGAGGCCTTCCTAAAATGATTGACCGTACAGAAGACGTCCCATCTCTTGAAGAAATGACTACTTCAGCAATTGAAAGATTGAATAAAGATAAAGACGGCTTCTTCTTGATGGTAGAGGGCAGCCAAATCGACTGGGCAGGACACGATAATGATATCGTTGGTGCTATGAGTGAGATGGAAGACTTCGAAAAAGCGTTCAAAGCAGCGATTGATTTTGCGAAAAAGGATAAGCATACTCTTGTAATAGCTACAGCTGATCACTCAACAGGCGGCTATTCAATTGGTGCTGACGGAATTTATAACTGGTTCCCTGAACCAATTAAAGCAGCTAAACGCACACCGGACTTCATGGCAGCTGAAATTGCCAATGGTGCGAATGTCGAAGAAACACTCTCCAAATATATTGACTTAGAATTGACTTCTGAAGAAATAGATTCAGTCAAAACTGCTGCTGAAGGAGAACTGGCAGAAATCGATCATGCGATTGAAGAAATCTTCAACCACCGTTCGCATACAGGCTGGACAACTAGCGGACACACCGGTGAAGATGTAAACGTCTATGCATTTGGACCAACAAGAGAAGCTCTGGCTGGAAAAATTGAAAACACTGACCTTGCGAAACATGTTTTCAGCATCCTGCAAAACGGTAATAAAGAAATTGAAATTGAAGATAAATAAATCAAAAGACCCCTCCCGCTGTCTTTCAGGCAGCGGGAAGTCTGTTTATCAACTGCTGGAAGGTGCTAAATGAGAAATTTTATTGTATGGATAGTGCTAATGTCTTTCCTTGTCGGCTGCAGCCTCGAAGGAAATTCCAATTCGCCAGAACAAATAGAAAAAGAGGAATCGGTCCAGAAAGAACAAAATGAAGATACTCCCCCTCCCCGTAAATCTATGAATGACTATGTACCGAACCCCCAGGTTACAGATGATCGAACTTTACTGAGTGTCGGTGAAACTGTTCGAGATGAGAAAGGTTACGCCAAGTTAATCAGCTACAAAAAAATGGATCAAAGGATTGAAACAGGGCCAATTGAAATGGTTGTTAAAGAAGCCAAAATAATCGAATACCATCCCGACTATAGTTTAATAGACTTTTTTCACAGCTATACAGATGAAGAGCGATTTACTTTTATGAAAATCTTTGTAGAGATCGAAAACAAGTCAGAAGAAGTGTTGAATTTCGCTCCCGTTGCCATCATTGAATCTGACACAGGAGAAAAGAAAACTTGGGAAGATGATATTTATTTGGAAGAACTAAATGGTGTAATCCGCCCCGGTGAAAAGAAAGCCGGGAATATTGGAGTCATCGTTGAGAACCCTGATATAAAATCCACCCAGATTACGAC
It contains:
- a CDS encoding alkaline phosphatase; this translates as MNRNFKKKLIPFAVVSSLAIGGLSGAFTADAKESTKHNNAKIKNVIFLIGDGMGVSYTSAYRYLKDDPNTKLAEGTEFDKYLVGQQSTYAEDPEENITDSASSATAMSAGVKTYNAAIGVDNDKSDVKTVLESAKEQGKATGLVATSEITHATPASFGAHDESRRNMNAIAEDYYDDLINGEHKVDVLLGGGTDLFDREDRNLIEEFQKDGYSYASTKEELKSDHNDKILGLFAPRGLPKMIDRTEDVPSLEEMTTSAIERLNKDKDGFFLMVEGSQIDWAGHDNDIVGAMSEMEDFEKAFKAAIDFAKKDKHTLVIATADHSTGGYSIGADGIYNWFPEPIKAAKRTPDFMAAEIANGANVEETLSKYIDLELTSEEIDSVKTAAEGELAEIDHAIEEIFNHRSHTGWTTSGHTGEDVNVYAFGPTREALAGKIENTDLAKHVFSILQNGNKEIEIEDK
- a CDS encoding magnesium transporter CorA family protein, with protein sequence MLEIFKSSEERHLIRVDEIIKGCWVNMVHPSEDEIIRVANETGVAVDFIKDALDDEERPRIEKEDGIVYIIVDYPYITHDESGFPIYETIPVGIIQTPNCIITVSLKETPVLNEFKSNRVKEFYSFKKTRFALQILYVISIYYLRYLKQINKKTNEIERELHQSMKNKELYAFLALEKSLVYFTTSLKSNKVVLAKIMRFNYLKMYEEDKDLLEDVIIENTQAIEMAETYSSILSGMMDAFASIISNNLNMVMKFLTSITIILSFPTMVASFYGMNVNLPFQHSPYAFILAISMAVLLAGLTAFIFWKKKYF